Proteins from a genomic interval of Phycisphaerae bacterium:
- a CDS encoding rhodanese-like domain-containing protein: MNSLMATALLAAGCSDSNSSIRTSSSAPRSDPTTETYASAEPMSPPIEARQPAVSELRTSSEPVKLTSFRNPPSATSAHPQIGIEEFRQHVENKNAMVIDARAPDRFAQGHVRGAINIPSSQKEAYTEQFLRGVDPNQPILIYCGSESCPASDILYDYLSTQGFTNMRVFKPGWAVLSSAKQLH; this comes from the coding sequence TTGAACTCGCTCATGGCGACCGCGTTGCTGGCGGCGGGATGTTCAGACTCAAACTCGTCCATCCGGACGTCGTCCTCCGCGCCGCGAAGCGATCCGACGACGGAGACGTATGCATCGGCCGAGCCGATGTCACCGCCAATTGAAGCTCGGCAACCGGCCGTTTCGGAATTGCGAACTTCGTCCGAGCCGGTCAAACTGACTTCGTTCCGCAACCCTCCGTCGGCCACTTCGGCCCATCCTCAGATCGGCATTGAGGAATTCCGGCAGCACGTGGAAAACAAGAACGCGATGGTCATCGATGCGCGCGCCCCCGACCGGTTCGCACAGGGCCATGTGCGCGGGGCGATCAACATTCCCTCGTCGCAGAAAGAGGCCTACACGGAACAATTCCTGCGCGGCGTGGATCCGAATCAGCCCATCCTTATCTATTGCGGAAGTGAATCCTGCCCGGCGAGTGACATTCTCTACGACTATCTTTCGACGCAAGGCTTCACCAATATGCGCGTCTTCAAGCCGGGTTGGGCGGTACTGAGTTCGGCAAAGCAACTACATTAG
- a CDS encoding MASE1 domain-containing protein — MANKGEAVRPVTPSHGRLPLARGRWHDVFVAWMQMAALAAVYFLTGKLGLRLAFVNESATAVWPPTGIALAAALLFGRRIWPGIWAGAFLVNITTTGSVLTSMGIATGNTLEPVAGAWLVDRFARGCHAFEDPRHTLRFILYAVFFSTGISATVGVTSLAWGGLANWAHFTAIWKTWWLGDMVSAAIIAPLILIWSTAPRPRRSGREAAQFVGLFVLTIGVGLVVFGGVLVPPMNRYPLAFLCFPVLMGAGFAFEARGAASAAFLLSGAALWGTLRGVGPFAVGEPNESLMLTQAFMATITLTNLMIGAVITARRRDQQSLQEGEARKSAILESSLDCIISMDDLGRIVDFNQAAERTFGHRRAQVVGQTVEETIVPPRFRESHRRGLARFRVTGEGRVLGRRVEFIALRKDGTEIPVELAVTASRVGDHPVFFTAYLRDISERKRTEQRRALELAVSQVLAQAATSEEALARILQSVCETLQWSAAAIWTVDREKQLLHCRHFWRGRAAMPQFEAATKAQTFPMGVGLPGRVWATGQPAWIADVVKDDNFPRAPFAAADGLHGAFGFPITIGGEAFGMMEFFSASIEQPDDAVMAMMATVGAHIGQFLGRKRAEEAVVEADRRKDQFLATLSHELRTPLSSILGWAQMLQKSGPDPGTVGEGLAVIERNAKAQAQLISELLDMSGIVSGKIRLELQDVDPCEIVELAVKAAQPTAAARGVELGLHGPPQAVSVRADPGRLQQVVGNIIANAIKFTPRNGRIDVRVNRERSDIVISVADTGEGIAPEFLPYIFDRFRQADASTARRHGGLGLGLAIVKHLMEMHGGAVHAESAGPGKGTTMRILLPVRTGAATDAAEAPADTAPAQGGTKRLAGVKVLVVEDQPDSRALVQRVLERAGANVVALESAADALASLNGNPPDVIVSDIGMPFMDGFEFLRAVRGRGIRVPAIALTAFAGENDQRMARQSGYDEHLAKPIDPETLVATLVRMTHTFDSQGVRR; from the coding sequence TTGGCGAACAAAGGAGAAGCGGTGCGGCCGGTCACTCCAAGCCACGGCAGGTTGCCTCTTGCGCGCGGTCGCTGGCACGACGTGTTCGTCGCCTGGATGCAAATGGCCGCGCTCGCTGCCGTTTATTTCCTGACCGGAAAGCTCGGCCTGCGCCTTGCGTTTGTCAACGAGAGCGCGACGGCAGTGTGGCCCCCGACGGGGATTGCCCTGGCCGCGGCGCTGCTCTTTGGCCGCCGAATCTGGCCCGGCATCTGGGCGGGGGCGTTTCTCGTCAATATTACGACCACCGGCTCGGTTCTGACGAGCATGGGAATCGCGACGGGGAACACGCTGGAGCCCGTCGCCGGGGCGTGGCTGGTGGATCGATTCGCGCGGGGTTGCCACGCGTTTGAGGATCCGCGTCACACGCTGCGTTTCATCCTGTACGCCGTGTTTTTTAGTACGGGCATCAGCGCCACGGTAGGAGTGACGAGCCTCGCCTGGGGAGGATTGGCGAACTGGGCGCATTTCACCGCGATCTGGAAGACATGGTGGCTGGGCGACATGGTCAGCGCGGCGATCATCGCCCCGTTGATCCTGATCTGGAGTACGGCGCCGCGCCCGCGCCGATCGGGACGGGAAGCCGCTCAGTTTGTCGGTCTGTTCGTTCTGACGATCGGTGTCGGGTTAGTGGTATTCGGCGGAGTCCTCGTGCCGCCGATGAACCGATATCCCCTCGCATTTCTTTGTTTTCCCGTGTTAATGGGCGCGGGGTTCGCGTTTGAGGCGCGGGGGGCGGCGAGCGCCGCGTTTCTCCTTTCGGGAGCGGCCTTATGGGGGACGCTGCGCGGCGTGGGCCCGTTTGCCGTAGGAGAACCCAATGAATCGCTGATGCTGACCCAGGCATTCATGGCCACGATCACACTGACGAATTTGATGATCGGTGCCGTCATCACGGCACGGCGACGCGACCAGCAATCTCTACAGGAGGGCGAGGCCCGCAAGAGCGCCATCCTCGAGTCGTCCCTCGACTGCATCATTAGCATGGACGATCTGGGGCGCATCGTGGATTTCAATCAGGCCGCCGAGCGGACCTTCGGTCATCGGCGCGCGCAGGTCGTTGGTCAAACGGTGGAAGAGACCATCGTGCCGCCCAGATTTCGAGAGTCGCATCGCCGCGGCCTGGCGCGGTTTCGAGTAACAGGCGAAGGAAGGGTACTGGGCCGTCGCGTCGAATTCATCGCCCTCCGCAAGGACGGAACCGAAATTCCGGTGGAGCTGGCCGTTACGGCATCTCGCGTCGGAGACCACCCGGTCTTTTTCACCGCGTACCTGCGGGACATCAGCGAGCGAAAGCGGACGGAGCAACGGCGCGCCCTGGAACTGGCCGTCTCGCAGGTTTTGGCACAGGCCGCCACATCCGAAGAGGCCCTGGCTCGCATTCTGCAGTCGGTCTGCGAAACGCTGCAATGGAGCGCGGCGGCGATCTGGACGGTGGATCGGGAGAAGCAGTTGTTGCACTGCCGGCATTTCTGGCGCGGCCGGGCGGCGATGCCGCAATTCGAGGCGGCCACGAAGGCGCAGACCTTTCCGATGGGCGTCGGTCTTCCCGGCCGCGTATGGGCGACGGGCCAACCCGCGTGGATCGCCGACGTCGTGAAAGACGATAACTTCCCGCGCGCGCCCTTTGCCGCGGCCGACGGACTGCACGGGGCGTTCGGCTTCCCGATCACGATCGGCGGCGAGGCGTTTGGCATGATGGAGTTCTTCAGCGCGTCGATCGAGCAGCCGGATGACGCCGTGATGGCGATGATGGCGACCGTCGGCGCGCACATCGGTCAATTCCTGGGCCGCAAGCGCGCGGAAGAGGCGGTCGTGGAGGCCGATCGGCGAAAGGACCAGTTCCTGGCGACGCTTTCACACGAGCTGCGGACGCCGCTGAGTTCCATTCTTGGCTGGGCGCAGATGCTCCAGAAGTCCGGGCCCGATCCCGGCACGGTCGGAGAAGGACTGGCGGTCATTGAGCGAAATGCCAAGGCGCAGGCGCAGCTCATTTCCGAACTGCTGGACATGAGCGGGATCGTTTCCGGAAAGATTCGGCTCGAATTGCAGGATGTCGATCCCTGTGAAATCGTCGAACTCGCGGTCAAGGCCGCGCAGCCCACCGCCGCGGCCAGGGGCGTTGAACTTGGCCTTCACGGTCCCCCGCAAGCGGTGTCCGTTCGCGCCGATCCCGGGCGACTGCAGCAAGTCGTCGGCAACATCATTGCCAACGCCATCAAGTTCACTCCCCGGAATGGTCGTATCGACGTTCGGGTCAACCGCGAGCGGTCCGACATTGTCATCAGCGTGGCGGACACGGGCGAAGGGATCGCGCCGGAATTCCTCCCGTACATCTTCGACCGCTTTCGCCAGGCGGACGCCTCCACCGCGCGGCGGCACGGCGGCCTGGGGCTGGGCCTGGCCATCGTTAAACACCTCATGGAAATGCACGGCGGCGCGGTCCACGCGGAGAGCGCCGGACCGGGCAAGGGGACGACGATGCGAATCCTGTTGCCCGTTCGTACGGGCGCCGCAACGGACGCGGCCGAAGCGCCGGCAGACACGGCACCCGCGCAGGGCGGTACGAAGCGGTTGGCGGGAGTGAAGGTGCTCGTCGTGGAGGATCAGCCCGATTCGCGCGCATTGGTCCAAAGGGTTCTCGAACGGGCCGGGGCCAACGTCGTCGCCCTGGAGTCTGCCGCAGACGCGCTCGCCAGCCTGAATGGCAACCCGCCGGATGTCATCGTGAGCGACATCGGCATGCCGTTCATGGACGGGTTCGAATTTCTCCGCGCGGTGCGCGGGCGCGGCATTCGGGTTCCCGCCATCGCCCTGACGGCGTTTGCGGGGGAGAATGATCAGCGGATGGCGAGGCAGTCCGGTTACGACGAGCATCTCGCCAAGCCGATCGATCCGGAGACGCTGGTCGCGACGCTGGTCCGGATGACTCACACGTTTGATTCTCAGGGCGTCCGCAGATGA
- a CDS encoding NAD(P)H-dependent oxidoreductase, with the protein MNSPPRILAFAGSTRKDSFNKKLVKIAAEAARSAGAEVTVIDLRDLPLPLYDGDLEAAEGLPANAKKLKDMFLAHQGLLISSPEYNSSISGVLKNAIDWVSRPAPGEGSLACFEGKVAALMSASPGALGGLRGLVHLRAILGNIKVLVIPEQVAVSKAIDAFNSDGSLKDSKQQSAVEGLGIKLAGLLSKLK; encoded by the coding sequence ATGAACTCACCGCCCCGGATTCTGGCCTTTGCCGGAAGTACGCGAAAGGATTCTTTCAACAAGAAGCTGGTGAAGATCGCCGCGGAGGCGGCGCGGTCCGCGGGGGCGGAGGTGACGGTGATCGACCTGCGCGATCTGCCACTGCCGCTCTACGACGGAGACCTGGAGGCGGCGGAAGGTCTGCCGGCCAATGCGAAGAAGCTTAAGGACATGTTTCTCGCGCATCAGGGCCTGCTCATCTCCTCGCCGGAGTACAACAGCTCGATCAGCGGCGTGCTGAAGAACGCGATCGACTGGGTCTCGCGACCGGCGCCGGGGGAAGGATCGCTGGCATGTTTCGAGGGAAAAGTCGCGGCGCTGATGAGCGCGTCGCCGGGGGCGCTCGGGGGCTTGCGCGGTCTCGTCCACCTGCGGGCGATCCTGGGCAATATCAAGGTGCTGGTGATCCCGGAACAGGTCGCGGTGTCCAAGGCGATCGACGCGTTCAACTCAGACGGTTCGCTGAAAGACTCCAAGCAGCAGAGCGCGGTCGAGGGGCTGGGTATAAAACTGGCCGGCCTTCTCTCAAAGCTGAAATAG
- a CDS encoding thioesterase family protein: MSERPPTSCDIAIRVRYAESDPMSYLHHSKYFEYFEMGRTELLRLAGFRYRDLEERGVLFAVAKVECRFRAPARYDDELVLTTKIDRMTRARIDHSYILCRGETLLCEAKTTLACIDRAGKLIPIPDEIFAAAQE; the protein is encoded by the coding sequence GTGTCCGAGCGCCCCCCTACCTCCTGCGACATCGCCATACGGGTCCGCTACGCCGAAAGCGATCCGATGAGCTACCTGCACCATTCCAAGTACTTCGAGTATTTCGAGATGGGCCGGACCGAGCTGCTCCGCCTTGCCGGATTCCGCTACCGCGACCTCGAAGAGCGTGGCGTCCTTTTCGCCGTCGCCAAAGTGGAGTGCCGCTTTCGCGCCCCGGCCCGCTACGACGACGAACTGGTGCTCACGACCAAAATCGATCGCATGACCCGCGCCCGCATCGACCATTCATACATCCTCTGCCGCGGGGAGACGTTGCTCTGCGAAGCGAAGACCACGCTCGCCTGCATCGACCGCGCAGGAAAACTGATCCCCATCCCCGACGAGATCTTCGCCGCCGCCCAGGAGTAG
- the murQ gene encoding N-acetylmuramic acid 6-phosphate etherase: MKPNASLKRRKRRLIRSRGHLLTEQHNRRSAALDAMPLDRAFDVMNGEDETIPTAVARAKPAILRAIRAVSSAWKKGGRLVYIGAGTSGRLGVLDAAECPPTFRSDPKMVRGIISGGKKALWRSVEGAEDDARAAAKAVREIAVNKYDVVMGIATGGTTPYVHSALAEAKRRRATTIFFACVPRSQVRIACDIDIRVLTGPEILSGSTRLKAGTATKLVLNTITTLGMVGIGKTYGNLMVDLNSYACRKLTERATRVVAAATGHSRPTALRLLHNARGSAKCAIVMHHLGLPRAKAEALLKHCHGRVRDALHDRLRQKNSRRQ; encoded by the coding sequence ATGAAACCAAATGCATCACTAAAACGCCGCAAACGCCGGCTGATCCGCAGCCGCGGTCACCTGCTTACCGAACAACACAACCGCCGATCCGCCGCGCTCGACGCCATGCCGCTGGACCGCGCGTTCGATGTCATGAACGGCGAGGATGAAACGATCCCCACGGCCGTCGCCCGGGCCAAACCCGCCATCCTCCGCGCGATCCGGGCGGTCTCATCGGCATGGAAAAAAGGGGGGCGTCTCGTTTACATCGGCGCGGGCACGAGCGGCCGGCTCGGCGTGCTGGATGCGGCAGAATGCCCGCCGACATTTCGATCCGATCCAAAAATGGTCCGCGGCATTATCTCAGGGGGAAAGAAGGCGCTGTGGCGAAGCGTCGAAGGCGCGGAGGACGATGCCCGCGCCGCCGCGAAAGCCGTAAGGGAAATCGCCGTGAACAAATACGACGTGGTTATGGGTATAGCGACTGGCGGGACGACGCCGTACGTCCACTCCGCGCTAGCCGAGGCGAAGCGCCGACGCGCGACGACTATCTTCTTCGCCTGCGTGCCGCGTTCGCAGGTCCGCATCGCCTGCGACATCGACATCCGCGTGCTCACAGGCCCCGAGATCCTCTCCGGCTCGACGCGCCTCAAGGCGGGGACGGCCACCAAGCTTGTGCTCAACACGATCACGACGCTGGGCATGGTCGGGATCGGCAAGACCTACGGCAACCTCATGGTCGATCTCAACAGCTACGCCTGCCGTAAGCTGACCGAACGGGCAACGCGAGTCGTCGCCGCCGCCACGGGGCACTCCCGCCCGACGGCGCTCCGCTTGCTGCATAACGCCCGCGGCAGCGCCAAATGCGCGATCGTCATGCACCATCTCGGCCTGCCGCGCGCGAAGGCCGAGGCCCTTTTGAAACACTGCCACGGCCGGGTCCGCGACGCGCTCCACGATCGCTTGCGTCAAAAAAATAGCCGCCGACAATAG
- a CDS encoding anhydro-N-acetylmuramic acid kinase: MPTRRIVIGLNSGTSADGVDAAACEITGRGLAMRVRLLGFVHRPYSDVLQSRLLAIMAPAATRTEELCCLDVEVGHAFADAAAAVVRKLGLRRTDLIGSHGQTICHLPPSSPLPLRERAGVRVGKPRAFGTCQIGDASIIAARAICPVIHHFRQSDMAVGGQGAPLVPWTDYVLFGHSRKNRIIQNIGGIANLTWLPAGGSVNNVRAFDTGPGGMVIDGLVRRFTRGRESFDRGGRRARRGRPHPAIIRHLLEHPFLYRMFPKSCGREQFGDAWLADLLKRFGRLRRSPDDWIATATFFTAFSIHMAYLTLSIATDRPYPPADEIILCGGGDRNRTLLDDLRRCVTLNGRFAVRFSVMEEHGIPSQAKESVSFAMLAAACADRVPANLPSVTGARQRVVLGQICDPRARR; encoded by the coding sequence ATGCCTACGCGCCGCATCGTCATCGGACTCAACAGCGGAACCAGTGCCGACGGCGTCGATGCCGCGGCCTGCGAAATCACGGGCCGTGGTCTCGCGATGCGCGTTCGATTGCTCGGCTTCGTACATCGCCCCTACTCTGACGTGTTGCAAAGCCGCCTCCTCGCCATCATGGCCCCGGCGGCCACTCGGACGGAAGAGCTTTGTTGTCTGGACGTAGAGGTCGGCCACGCCTTCGCCGACGCCGCCGCAGCCGTCGTTCGCAAACTCGGCCTCCGCCGAACCGACCTCATCGGCTCACACGGTCAAACCATCTGCCATCTTCCCCCTTCGTCCCCTCTCCCTCTTAGGGAGAGGGCCGGGGTGAGGGTTGGAAAACCACGTGCATTCGGTACCTGCCAAATCGGCGACGCCTCCATTATCGCCGCCCGCGCCATCTGCCCCGTCATCCACCACTTCCGCCAGTCCGACATGGCCGTCGGCGGTCAGGGCGCGCCGCTCGTTCCCTGGACGGACTACGTCCTGTTCGGCCATTCCCGAAAAAACCGCATCATCCAAAACATCGGCGGCATCGCGAACCTCACCTGGCTTCCTGCCGGCGGAAGCGTCAACAACGTCCGCGCGTTTGACACCGGACCCGGCGGAATGGTCATCGACGGCCTCGTCCGGCGTTTCACGCGCGGTCGTGAATCGTTCGATCGTGGCGGGAGGCGCGCGCGGCGCGGCCGTCCGCATCCTGCCATCATTCGCCACTTACTAGAGCACCCGTTCCTTTACCGCATGTTTCCAAAAAGCTGCGGCCGCGAGCAGTTTGGCGACGCGTGGCTCGCGGACTTGTTGAAGCGTTTCGGTCGCCTGCGGCGATCACCCGACGACTGGATTGCCACGGCGACCTTCTTCACCGCGTTCAGCATCCACATGGCCTACCTGACGCTGTCGATCGCCACCGACCGCCCCTATCCCCCGGCGGACGAGATTATTCTCTGCGGCGGAGGTGACAGGAACCGCACGCTCCTCGATGACCTGCGCCGCTGCGTGACGCTCAATGGGCGATTCGCGGTTCGATTCAGCGTGATGGAGGAACACGGCATCCCATCACAAGCCAAGGAAAGCGTCTCGTTTGCCATGCTCGCCGCGGCGTGCGCCGATCGTGTGCCCGCCAATTTGCCCTCGGTGACCGGCGCCAGGCAGCGTGTCGTGCTCGGCCAGATTTGCGATCCGAGGGCCCGGCGATGA
- a CDS encoding HD-GYP domain-containing protein: protein MQREALFEHTSSWLNDRMFSRRPATHWKALRSGTFRDGPVSSDLPVERFGPQDDGRHPVGSTRLAEMVASLLAAAEAKDSGSRQHACRVAARARELGLRRGLSEGEMSVLGTAALLHDIGKIGMPDAILAKPGPLTRAEYATIQRHPAIGESILRPFAEFDQVRSLVRHHHEWYDGRGYPDGLAGERIPLGARILQVADSIDAMLTPRSYKSGCTEEEIVAELTRCRGTQFDPAIADLAVASLTRG, encoded by the coding sequence ATGCAGCGGGAAGCGCTTTTCGAACATACTTCGTCCTGGCTCAATGACCGCATGTTCTCGCGTCGGCCGGCCACGCATTGGAAGGCGCTTCGTAGCGGAACCTTTCGCGACGGTCCCGTATCGTCAGACCTCCCGGTCGAGCGATTTGGCCCTCAAGACGATGGCCGGCACCCGGTGGGGTCGACGCGACTTGCCGAGATGGTCGCGTCGTTACTGGCTGCCGCCGAGGCCAAGGACTCCGGCAGCCGGCAACATGCCTGCCGTGTTGCCGCGCGGGCCCGCGAGTTGGGTTTGCGGAGGGGCCTTTCGGAAGGAGAGATGTCGGTCTTGGGGACGGCCGCGCTGCTGCACGACATTGGCAAGATCGGCATGCCCGACGCGATCCTGGCCAAGCCGGGGCCGCTCACGCGGGCGGAATATGCAACGATCCAGCGGCACCCCGCAATTGGCGAATCGATTCTTCGACCGTTTGCCGAATTCGACCAGGTTCGTTCGCTTGTGCGCCATCATCACGAATGGTACGACGGTCGCGGCTATCCTGACGGTCTGGCCGGTGAGCGCATTCCGCTGGGGGCGAGGATTCTGCAAGTCGCCGACAGCATTGACGCGATGCTCACGCCGCGAAGTTACAAGAGCGGCTGCACGGAAGAGGAAATCGTCGCGGAACTGACCCGCTGCCGAGGGACGCAGTTTGATCCGGCGATCGCCGATCTGGCGGTCGCAAGCCTCACGCGGGGGTGA
- the mnmA gene encoding tRNA 2-thiouridine(34) synthase MnmA: protein MSAKPRVLVAMSGGVDSSVAACLLCEQGYDVIGVFMRLGAVDEADGEVRGEAAEGGCSTIPLPIQSDRHRGCCSAADAGDARFVAGKLGFPFYALNFEEEFGRLKQYFADEYAAARTPNPCVRCNQWLKFGRLIDYAQTVKAEWIATGHYARVDQDNGRPRLRRARDLAKDQSYVLFGVAPETLRRTLFPLGELTKDEVRAIARRWDLPVHDKPESQDICFAPDRDYARVVRRYRDDAFVPGEIRHVDGRVLGRHDGLGNFTVGQRRGLRVAVGHPIYVTDLDAATATVTVGPQASVLAERASASQMSWLIERPAAAFRAEVRIRYNHEAAPGAVEPLPEDRVEVRFDEPQWAITPGQAMVIYRGDEVLGGGWID, encoded by the coding sequence ATGTCCGCCAAGCCAAGAGTTCTGGTCGCCATGAGCGGGGGCGTGGATAGCAGCGTTGCAGCCTGTTTGCTTTGTGAACAGGGCTACGACGTGATCGGGGTCTTTATGCGCCTGGGAGCCGTGGACGAGGCGGACGGGGAGGTGCGAGGGGAAGCAGCAGAGGGCGGCTGCTCCACAATTCCTCTGCCGATCCAGAGCGATCGCCATCGCGGGTGCTGTTCGGCGGCGGATGCGGGGGATGCGCGGTTTGTCGCCGGGAAGCTGGGGTTTCCGTTCTACGCCCTGAACTTTGAGGAGGAGTTCGGGCGGCTCAAGCAATACTTTGCGGATGAATACGCCGCCGCACGCACGCCCAACCCGTGCGTGCGGTGCAATCAGTGGCTCAAGTTTGGGCGGCTCATAGACTATGCCCAGACCGTCAAGGCCGAGTGGATTGCGACCGGTCATTACGCGCGAGTCGATCAGGACAATGGGCGGCCGCGGCTGCGCCGCGCGCGGGACCTGGCCAAGGATCAATCGTATGTGCTCTTCGGCGTCGCGCCGGAGACGCTGCGGCGGACACTATTCCCCCTCGGCGAGTTGACCAAGGACGAGGTTCGCGCAATCGCGCGGCGCTGGGATTTGCCCGTGCATGACAAGCCGGAGTCGCAGGATATTTGCTTTGCGCCCGATCGGGACTATGCCCGCGTCGTGCGGCGATACCGCGACGACGCTTTTGTCCCCGGCGAGATTCGGCACGTCGATGGCCGCGTGCTCGGGCGGCACGACGGCCTGGGGAACTTCACCGTCGGCCAGCGTCGCGGTCTGCGTGTCGCCGTCGGTCACCCCATCTACGTGACCGACCTGGACGCCGCAACGGCGACGGTGACGGTCGGTCCGCAGGCGTCGGTGCTCGCGGAGAGGGCATCGGCATCACAAATGTCGTGGCTGATCGAGCGGCCGGCGGCAGCGTTCCGCGCAGAGGTGCGGATACGCTACAACCATGAGGCGGCGCCAGGGGCGGTCGAGCCGTTGCCGGAAGACCGGGTCGAGGTACGCTTCGACGAGCCGCAATGGGCGATCACACCGGGACAGGCGATGGTGATCTATCGTGGCGACGAGGTCCTGGGGGGCGGGTGGATTGACTGA
- a CDS encoding radical SAM protein produces the protein MRELTALVMYAFDRRTRLLPFLFADTRIIPAGVRAVADTLDAAGLTKSRVVFQLWSPNIRPSLARIDGRIPDIVLISSMQIHALEAYKMVADACRIEESKRPLILCGGPKSIYEPWDYFGLGERGEINADCCVTGESYILLELLDRLIDEVGPGRTIRQAFLRARDEGVLEDIPGLVYRVDAPGGKEAHLVDTGIQRLVQYLDELPMPLSSFYKMEPPHKRETLAPRPFPHNDIQKRARINSLIMTMGCKFRCSYCPIPAYNQNTFRFKSPERLGDEMTLLNQKLGLRNFFGTDDNFLNRRETVEDIVNHLASRRIDGMRFNKKVRWATEATIHDAFKCIDLFEQMRRAGLRALWFGVEDLTGTMVKKGQAGTKTAEVFKAMNDWGLCPMPMMMHHDGQPLYTKGRLYGLMNQVRYLRKHGAISVQITVLTPAVGTNFFDKPYQDGIVFKSVAGQRVDEAQFDGNHVVASSEKRPWLKQWNLIAGYASFYNPLSLLGAMFMPKRRLAGADIGMQFIGMAALAKTALDSARWSWRLLRGPVEHCTAVPGPRLKMVKARPHEIETKRPTAIPPDSREVYQLDTMTRENRSLPLPIFAAP, from the coding sequence ATGCGCGAACTGACCGCCCTCGTTATGTACGCCTTTGACCGGCGGACGCGGCTTCTGCCGTTTCTCTTCGCGGACACGCGGATCATTCCCGCGGGAGTTCGCGCGGTCGCGGACACGCTCGACGCAGCGGGACTGACCAAGTCGCGCGTGGTCTTTCAACTTTGGTCCCCCAACATTCGACCCTCGCTCGCCCGGATCGACGGCCGAATCCCCGACATCGTCCTCATCAGCAGCATGCAGATTCACGCATTGGAAGCCTATAAAATGGTCGCCGATGCGTGCCGAATTGAGGAATCCAAGCGGCCGCTGATCCTCTGCGGCGGTCCGAAGTCGATTTACGAGCCCTGGGATTATTTCGGCCTCGGCGAGCGCGGCGAGATCAACGCCGATTGCTGCGTCACCGGCGAGTCCTACATCCTTCTTGAACTGCTGGACCGCTTGATCGACGAAGTCGGTCCCGGTCGGACGATTCGCCAGGCGTTTCTCAGGGCGCGCGACGAAGGGGTCTTGGAGGACATTCCAGGGTTGGTCTATCGGGTCGACGCGCCGGGCGGCAAGGAGGCCCACCTCGTCGATACGGGCATCCAGCGTCTCGTGCAATACCTCGACGAGTTGCCGATGCCGCTGTCGTCGTTTTACAAAATGGAGCCGCCGCACAAGCGCGAGACGCTGGCGCCGCGGCCGTTTCCCCATAACGACATTCAAAAGCGCGCGCGGATCAACTCCTTGATCATGACCATGGGCTGCAAGTTTCGGTGCAGCTATTGTCCGATCCCCGCGTACAACCAGAACACCTTTCGCTTCAAGAGCCCGGAGCGCCTCGGCGACGAAATGACGCTGCTCAACCAGAAGCTGGGCCTGCGCAACTTCTTCGGGACCGACGACAACTTCCTCAATCGCCGCGAGACGGTCGAGGACATCGTCAATCATCTCGCCTCCCGGCGGATCGACGGGATGCGCTTTAATAAGAAAGTGCGCTGGGCGACCGAAGCGACGATCCATGACGCGTTCAAGTGCATCGACTTGTTCGAGCAGATGCGCCGCGCCGGTCTGCGGGCGCTTTGGTTCGGCGTCGAGGACCTGACCGGCACAATGGTCAAGAAAGGCCAGGCCGGCACGAAGACGGCGGAAGTCTTCAAGGCGATGAACGACTGGGGCCTGTGCCCGATGCCGATGATGATGCACCACGACGGTCAGCCGCTGTATACCAAGGGCCGGCTGTATGGATTGATGAACCAGGTCCGTTACCTGCGCAAACACGGGGCCATCAGCGTGCAGATCACGGTCCTGACGCCTGCCGTCGGCACGAATTTCTTCGATAAACCCTATCAGGACGGGATTGTTTTCAAGTCGGTCGCCGGTCAGCGCGTGGACGAAGCGCAATTCGACGGGAATCACGTGGTCGCCAGCAGCGAAAAACGGCCGTGGCTCAAGCAATGGAACCTGATTGCCGGATATGCCAGCTTCTATAACCCGCTGAGCCTGCTGGGCGCGATGTTCATGCCCAAGCGGCGGCTCGCGGGGGCGGATATCGGGATGCAGTTCATCGGCATGGCGGCGCTGGCCAAGACGGCCCTGGATTCCGCGCGCTGGTCGTGGCGGCTTTTGCGGGGACCGGTCGAGCATTGCACCGCCGTGCCGGGTCCGCGATTGAAAATGGTCAAGGCCCGACCGCACGAGATTGAGACGAAGCGGCCGACGGCCATCCCACCAGATTCGCGGGAAGTGTATCAATTAGACACCATGACCCGTGAGAATCGGAGCCTTCCTCTTCCCATTTTCGCGGCGCCGTGA